In the Scylla paramamosain isolate STU-SP2022 chromosome 21, ASM3559412v1, whole genome shotgun sequence genome, TCTCCTttgcctccaccaccaacagctGTAAATCTAGACAAGGTAGGGGTGGACAATGCTGCTGCTGTGCCAAGTCTCAGGTCTGCTAGGTAGCACTGAGCAAAGGCTATCTCTTCGGATTCTCTTTTCACCCCCACTCCAAAGGCAAAGAAGCAGAAGTGCCTTCAGAAGTATCGATGTGAATAGGAAATAATTTTTCAATGTCACATTATTTATAAATAATACAGACATTTAACTTCAATAATATATTACTGACTATTTAAATGATAAATGTTTTCCGAAATATATCCTCACAATGAGTCCAGTCAACCATAGATTCCTCCTAATATAAGGTACTTATGAAAGAACTTATCTTCAATCCCCACTGATAGATGGGCTCTCTCCACTCATCATCACTGTTCCAACTTTTGCTACTGTGTTCTGTATTTTTTGAGATGGAGGTGGCAACTCTAGGGTTATCATCCACTATAGTCTCACAAATCAGTGAGATAGAGATGAGCACCACTACCAGGCAACTATAGCATATTTCCCCCCTTGTTATCTTTACCTAATATAGCTGCTAATGTTACTCTGTTGTGAAAAatagccatcatcatcatctttaaacTCTTAAATTCATGCTGTTTTTAACCTGCTGAGTGGCACTGGTGTTTATAAATGTTGCAGGATAATCTTGGTTAGTTTGCTACTAACAATTATAAATCTTGCAGGATTATTGAAATTTGCTTACCAGCCCTTCACTCCCTTTCGTTTGGTTGTGGGAGGTCACTATCCTCATTTTATTAGTACCTAATTGTCAGCATATAGTAATCTTTATATATAGTAGAAAACATTGAGTGTAAATTAATCATGTAAGTGTATCCAGTAGTTATGTCTGCAATTTATATTGCCTCAgtttgttacacaatttagttTCAACTAGGCCCTCAGTGTTGCTTTTCTCTTCATACCTGTTCCACTTGTatcaagtggaaaaaaaaactggatgcTCCTTGCTTGCACCAGTTGCAAATGCAAACACTtcaagtaatgttctttttgtatttctaaGGCATTTAGTCTGTTCTTTGATCACCCTTCATGAAAATATTCTATCTGGCCATATTTTCTTGTCCATGTAttgcataaaataaaataaggtatATTGTCGTTTTTCTTATTAGTGAAAACTTGAGATTAATTAGTTTTGCTTCATATGATTACTGCAGTAGCCTTGGCACCAGTTTAACAGCTTCTTAATTTGTCATTTAATACCTGTCCTTTACAGATTCATCTTAAGTTACCTGGACAGCTGTGTGACATGCTCAAAGGAAGACTTGTCCAATGACAAGGCACTTAAAATAAAGGCTAGGAAGATACAGGAAGAGACAACACCTAAGGCTTTAGCATGTGTGCTGATTGCATCCAAACTATCAAGCAATAAGGTCTGTAGTTTTATATTACTTTGTTGATTATTGATGACAACTGTACTTTGAAGAACTGTAATATCTTTTTGTTCCATAGATACAATATTGTGGATTTTTTTGCACTCATCTCAGTTATATCTCTGATAATGTTACTGGTAACAAGCAAAACAGTTTCATGTGTACTGTATGTTAGCTTTGCTTTATTGATTAATGAAAATGTACTTTGTTTCCTTGCAAATATTCAAATTCTAAATTACTCACAGTACTATGTTGATAGTTCAATTCAGTattttacatgaaaaaagacaaatgtttgtcacacacatacagatattACAGTATCACCTTTACTTCTCTAGAGCCTTTTTGCATCCACCCTGGCCTCATCTCTCTCATGGCTGAAGCTTCACCCTAGAGACATCTGCATTTATGAAATTCAGATATTGAAGCATCTTGAATTCAGGGTGAGTATGGGAATGAGTTTGCTTTATTTCAAATATATTATGTTGGTGCAAATAGGTAAGGTTAGGGACATATGCTATATCATGATTTTAGAAGTTAGCCTTGAATTTATgttattacataaataaattttctaGTTCCTTTCAGGTCACACTCCAAATCTCTTCCAATCCTCTCCCATGagtctctctctgtcacctttTTAAATCTTCTGATTCTTTTCTCGCTTGcattttgttctgttcttcaTCCACTCactaaaatacatatttttttttttcccaccaaactgtcttcctccatcaccacttcctCATTTTACTCTTATGGTTAttttagcagcagcatcaatTCTATTTTTGAAAGCTTTCTATACATCCTCAGTGTTAGCTTCTGCCATTACTGTCTAATTTTAGGCTCAACTGTAATTTTACGTCTAAAATTTTCTAGTACATATAATTTTCTGTTGACTTTAGATATTTTGGGGTTTTCATCCATCTTGTTTATCCCACGGCTAGTCAGTGGTCAGCATCAAGTGACATTGTTGATATGTTTGAAGATTCTTTTACTATTAGTTAATATCATATTTATTATTGATTTCCCTGTGTATTTACTATCTTGTCTACTCCATCTATACCTTGTTCATTTTTGGCCTGACACACACAAGTGGTGCAAGGCAATGGGTTgcttatgtttaggaaaactTATTGTAATGCATTTTGCCTATCTATAATTTTACAATTTATCATACTGCACATTGCCTATATAATTTTACACCATCTAtgtccatccatcctttttcatggaaatgtacaaaaacacttagTGGGAATTTAATTTTAGGTTTAGTTTTGCACTTGAAGGTATTTTATTCACTGTACTAGTATATCACTGTCTCAGTTGTCTGGTGCTCACTGACCTAAACTTCACCACAGATGGTTTGGTAGTTTGGGTGTTataccatcattatcagcaaaaaaacattaaattcaAACTGAAATTTTGGGATTGCCTTATCTAAAAGTTGTCCTATCCACCAAAATATACAGTAAGCTGAATCAAGGCTACAATGTAGAGATGGTCcaaatgtgtatttttcagtatttgcaAATGTGAACGTGaacaataattatcattatttgcaAATGCAAATTTTTTGTTTGAACAGGCATTATGATAATTACAATGGCTTGAGCCTTGGGcaaaggctgtgtgtgtgcctgcagtCTGCACTCTAGACTCTAGGTGGCATGTAAAAGTCTGCTGTGAGTTTGGCAGTAAGCTAAGATTAACCGTTTGATAGATCACATTGGAgtaattctctctttctcacattggagtaattctctctttctctcactgcaTTCATATAAGAATAGTGTTGAGATAGGCTTATAGCCTGTTTAATATTCATTATTGAAAAAATATTTGTTAGGCAACATGCAAACGTGAATGCGAATctttaaaaaacacacaaatatttgATATTGTGAATGCAAATATGAATGTTTGGACTATCTCTAATATAGAGCTTCCTCTCTATGAATTACAAAagtctattttcatttattgatttattagtTTTTAGGCTAGAAAATGCTTATtaatgaaattaattaaaatttaaattaaatataattaaaagaaaaaaaacaaatagctATTGGCCACAGAAACCCATGATATGCTGAGGAGTCCATGATATAAATTAATGCATATTTGCCAGAAAAATTCATTAACTACTGAGGGCACAATAGGTGAACCCTCAAGGGATTACTGTATATGCcaaaaatatttttaaataaTAATGACCTACAAACATAACAGGTTATGAACTGCTGTCAGGAACTTAACCGGTAAATCAGGTGGTGTCTATTGTATGTCGATTTGACTGCTGTCAGGAACCTAACCGGTAAATCAGGTGGTGTCTATTGTATGTCGATTTGACTCCTCACAAGTATCTTGTGTATTGTGAAAATATCCagatttctttccttcattactgcCAAGTacatcctcctctttatctcttaaAGTGCTTGCATTAATTCTATTGCAACAGTCCTTTTTTCATAATACTTTTTGGTTCCGGATGTACTGCTGTCTCTCCTGTTCTGAGGTTCATTGTAGGTATCAAGATCACATATTATTTGGCAGTGGCTTGCTAGGCCTATCTTGCCTTCACCAGGGCTCTTTTACCTTTATTTGAGTGTGTTGCTCAGGGTACACGATTTGGAGTTGGTTTTTGCACCCTTAAGGGAGGATTTGTATGCAAAAAGAGTTTGTAGATAGTCTGGAAATattttattaagattttttttggCCTTTCTCACAGGTGAaaatcagtaattttttttttttttgtcattacaaTATAAATCTCCCTAAACCAACCCCCTTATCAACCTCCTCAGCCAGTTTGCCCAGCTCCATCCCTAATGACACCAGCCAACATCTTTGACTCAGACTCCGAATGACAAGCAAAAGTACACTAGTAGTACAGTACATAATGTTGTGTTAGCTCATATGTAACCAGTGTGTTGTATACAGTTGTGAGCTCTTAAGTGAACACTAACTGTGTAATTGTGTAACGTTAAATGAACTCTGAGTGACCAGTTAGTGCATTGTATAGTAACAAAATATACCGTAAATATTTATCACAGGATTTATAATATGCCAACATGTTTATGTACATAGAAACTagacaaaaatgtgtattatcaaaTAAATCAAACTTTTGGATAAACTGTTGGCACCCTCACCCCATATAGTTTGCTTTATGTAGGTTTTACTGTACTTTCATTATAACTTTAACATAATCATCTGCTATCAGAAGAAATGAATCCCCGCATTTGTGGTGACCTAACCGTACTACCACTAGGCTAGatagatttacacacacacacacacacacacacacacacacacacacacacacacagttaacaaAATCTCTTGTAATTTGCAGTGCTGTAAGGTATCCCCTGTTCTGGAGTACATTGGTGCAGCAGTGTCTGTTGCTGGACTGTGGTATGGAGGCAGTGACCCTTTCACCAGTAAGGTTAAAGGGTTGGACATAAAGCGTCTCTCTGCTGAGTGTGTCCAAGAGACAGCAGTTGAGTTATTAGACTTTGTGTATCTAAACCGGGAGCAAGTTTATGAGAAGTTGTGTCATTTCCTCACGGGCCGACCACCAAGACGCACAACCCAATTTCggtgtgtagttttttttcttcgtttgtgaaaagattagatccctttttttttttttctcattacagtatatatattcacagtaacagtaacattctttacatttttacattttgcAGTTTGAATGAGtcctttatgtatgtgtgtgttatattgcATCACTGATGTATATTTATAATCTCAAAAATAATACTCTAACCATATTCACAGGGCCAAGTTTGCACGGGTACTTGCTGACCGGATGTTGCTGGCAGGAtcagtggtggtagcagcagctgGAGTGCTGGGGGGTACAACAGCTGTTGCACCAGTGGTGGCTTCCTTGTGTTTTCTCATCCCAGTCACTCCCAAAGATCTCCTCATTTTTGCCACCTGTATATTGGAAAGTGTTCACTGTCCTATACCTCCTGTATGTGACCTACTGCATGACAAGTTAGATTAAGTAACCAGGCA is a window encoding:
- the LOC135111097 gene encoding cyclin N-terminal domain-containing protein 1-like isoform X1 — translated: MVITTIRVFSAAPLTLFKNYSTMWTRREMRKQVADTLRSLIAKNKQEIEAAHPYLDIVYNDKITEFIFSVAKTLSLSNETKYQALEIYQRFILSYLDSCVTCSKEDLSNDKALKIKARKIQEETTPKALACVLIASKLSSNKSLFASTLASSLSWLKLHPRDICIYEIQILKHLEFRCCKVSPVLEYIGAAVSVAGLWYGGSDPFTSKVKGLDIKRLSAECVQETAVELLDFVYLNREQVYEKLCHFLTGRPPRRTTQFRAKFARVLADRMLLAGSVVVAAAGVLGGTTAVAPVVASLCFLIPVTPKDLLIFATCILESVHCPIPPVCDLLHDKLD
- the LOC135111097 gene encoding uncharacterized protein LOC135111097 isoform X3; the protein is MVITTIRVFSAAPLTLFKNYSTMWTRREMQFIFSVAKTLSLSNETKYQALEIYQRFILSYLDSCVTCSKEDLSNDKALKIKARKIQEETTPKALACVLIASKLSSNKSLFASTLASSLSWLKLHPRDICIYEIQILKHLEFRCCKVSPVLEYIGAAVSVAGLWYGGSDPFTSKVKGLDIKRLSAECVQETAVELLDFVYLNREQVYEKLCHFLTGRPPRRTTQFRAKFARVLADRMLLAGSVVVAAAGVLGGTTAVAPVVASLCFLIPVTPKDLLIFATCILESVHCPIPPVCDLLHDKLD
- the LOC135111097 gene encoding cyclin N-terminal domain-containing protein 1-like isoform X2; amino-acid sequence: MNFLGKQVADTLRSLIAKNKQEIEAAHPYLDIVYNDKITEFIFSVAKTLSLSNETKYQALEIYQRFILSYLDSCVTCSKEDLSNDKALKIKARKIQEETTPKALACVLIASKLSSNKSLFASTLASSLSWLKLHPRDICIYEIQILKHLEFRCCKVSPVLEYIGAAVSVAGLWYGGSDPFTSKVKGLDIKRLSAECVQETAVELLDFVYLNREQVYEKLCHFLTGRPPRRTTQFRAKFARVLADRMLLAGSVVVAAAGVLGGTTAVAPVVASLCFLIPVTPKDLLIFATCILESVHCPIPPVCDLLHDKLD